In Bacillota bacterium, a single window of DNA contains:
- a CDS encoding MBL fold metallo-hydrolase — protein sequence MGKRVSLILSLLICLGLLVPGCGLFFQAEIAVHFINVGDGDSIVVNNWMTNKAVLIDGGKIRTISSVPFYLKELAVIPREYDSEGNGYWVLEAMISTNPEPEYVEGLIEVLNDPQIKVRSFYYSGHAAYAENEDLQTALANAGLEPRVLTRGDPLNIGGLKFEVLHPGQDPDSYAEVYDASLVLRLDYGDNSILFASAIGTEAEEEMLAADVTLAADFLKMSMNWEPVDSSEFIKAVNPLGLIFSQEEEPEELSNKARKSAQKGAKSYWTNPDPEFGHSITIWLNKVAFRVDAPQEPFEFDF from the coding sequence ATGGGAAAGAGAGTTTCATTGATTTTAAGTCTGTTGATCTGTCTTGGCTTGCTTGTGCCTGGCTGTGGGTTGTTCTTCCAGGCGGAGATAGCCGTTCATTTTATTAACGTCGGTGATGGTGATTCCATCGTCGTAAACAACTGGATGACCAACAAGGCTGTGCTCATCGATGGAGGTAAAATAAGGACTATCAGTTCTGTACCCTTTTATCTTAAGGAATTAGCAGTCATTCCTCGGGAGTATGACAGCGAGGGCAATGGGTATTGGGTTTTGGAGGCCATGATTAGCACTAATCCGGAGCCCGAATACGTGGAAGGGTTGATCGAGGTCTTGAACGACCCGCAGATAAAGGTGCGTAGCTTCTACTATTCCGGCCATGCCGCCTATGCGGAGAACGAAGACCTGCAGACGGCCCTCGCCAATGCCGGCCTTGAACCCCGAGTGTTGACTAGAGGCGACCCTTTGAATATCGGTGGCCTGAAGTTTGAGGTGCTGCACCCGGGTCAAGACCCCGATAGTTACGCAGAAGTCTATGATGCGTCTTTGGTGTTGAGGCTGGACTACGGAGACAATTCCATACTGTTTGCCAGCGCCATTGGCACGGAGGCGGAAGAGGAGATGTTGGCGGCGGACGTGACTTTAGCCGCAGACTTCCTAAAAATGAGCATGAACTGGGAACCGGTGGATTCTAGCGAGTTCATTAAAGCTGTCAATCCGCTGGGGCTCATCTTCTCCCAGGAGGAGGAACCTGAGGAGTTGAGTAACAAGGCGCGAAAGAGTGCGCAAAAAGGGGCGAAGAGTTATTGGACCAATCCCGATCCGGAGTTTGGCCACTCTATTACCATCTGGCTCAACAAGGTGGCCTTTCGGGTCGATGCCCCGCAGGAGCCCTTCGAATTTGATTTCTAA